Proteins from a genomic interval of Danio rerio strain Tuebingen ecotype United States chromosome 4, GRCz12tu, whole genome shotgun sequence:
- the LOC110439586 gene encoding uncharacterized protein isoform X1: MAFVKEESEDVKIEETFTVKQEDLQEQTDLMLLKEKTHQQNEMEEIQQDMTTDEKPTLTKKTLSRGRHRKSKPSCNFSCKQCGKSFSQKPKLDVHIRDHTREKAYTCKQCGKSFYNTRNLTVHMRIHTGERPYTCQQCGKSFHKTGNLTVHMRIHTGERPYTCQQCGKSFQTTGNLTVHMRIHTGEKPYSCPQCGKSYNQNSNLEVHMRTHNGGRTFVCTQCGKSFAQKQNLDLHMRIHTGEKPYTCTECGKSFPYKSTLKHHMIVHTGEKPFACAQCGKSFTCKANLRNHMNGHTGTIVFTCDLCGKSLTHKYSIKNHMKTHSGERFICIECGKGFKHKRSLSNHMELHNGEQSPQN; the protein is encoded by the exons atggcgtttgttaaagaggagagtgaagatgtgaagattgaagaaacattcacagtcaaacaggaagatctgcaggaacaaacag acctgATGTTGCTGAAAGAAAAGACTCATCAACAGAATGAAATGGAAGAGATACAGCAAGACATGACGACCGATGAAAAACCTACACTGACGAAAAAGACTTTATCACGTGGAAGACATCGGAAATCCAAACCTAGCtgtaatttcagctgtaaacaatgtggaaaaagtttcAGTCAGAAGCCAAAGCTTGATGTTCACATAAGAGATCACACTAGGGAGAAAGCTTATACTtgcaaacagtgtggaaagagcttctaTAATACAAGAAACCtaacagtgcacatgagaattcacactggagaaaggccatacacatgccaacagtgtgggaaAAGCTTCCATAAAACAGGAAACTtaacagtgcacatgagaattcacactggagagaggccatacacatgccaacagtgtgggaaAAGCTTTCAAACTACAGGAAACTtaacagtgcacatgagaattcacactggggagaagccttactcttgccctcagtgtggaaaaaGTTATAATCAAAATAGCAACCTTGAagtccacatgagaactcacaatgGAGGAAGAACTTTTGTTTGCAcacagtgtggaaaaagttttgctcaaaaacaaaatcttgacctccacatgaggattcacactggagagaaaccttacacatgcacagagtgtggtaaaagtttcccatataaaagcacactcaaacaccacatgatagttcacaccggagagaagccgtttgcatgtgcgcagtgtggaaagagcttcacatgTAAAGCTAACCTCAGgaaccacatgaatggtcacactggaaccatagtgttcacatgtgatctgtgtggaaagagtctcacacaCAAATACTCCATAAAGAACCACATGAAGACTCACTCAGGAGAGCGTTTTATATGCATtgagtgtggaaagggctttaaacataaaagaagcctcAGCAATCACATggagcttcacaatggagagcagagTCCTCAAAATTAa
- the LOC110439586 gene encoding uncharacterized protein isoform X2, producing MAFIKEESEDLKIEETFTVKQEYPQEQTDLMLLKEKTHQQNEMEEIQQDMTTDEKPTLTKKTLSRGRHRKSKPSCNFSCKQCGKSFSQKPKLDVHIRDHTREKAYTCKQCGKSFYNTRNLTVHMRIHTGERPYTCQQCGKSFHKTGNLTVHMRIHTGERPYTCQQCGKSFQTTGNLTVHMRIHTGEKPYSCPQCGKSYNQNSNLEVHMRTHNGGRTFVCTQCGKSFAQKQNLDLHMRIHTGEKPYTCTECGKSFPYKSTLKHHMIVHTGEKPFACAQCGKSFTCKANLRNHMNGHTGTIVFTCDLCGKSLTHKYSIKNHMKTHSGERFICIECGKGFKHKRSLSNHMELHNGEQSPQN from the coding sequence acctgATGTTGCTGAAAGAAAAGACTCATCAACAGAATGAAATGGAAGAGATACAGCAAGACATGACGACCGATGAAAAACCTACACTGACGAAAAAGACTTTATCACGTGGAAGACATCGGAAATCCAAACCTAGCtgtaatttcagctgtaaacaatgtggaaaaagtttcAGTCAGAAGCCAAAGCTTGATGTTCACATAAGAGATCACACTAGGGAGAAAGCTTATACTtgcaaacagtgtggaaagagcttctaTAATACAAGAAACCtaacagtgcacatgagaattcacactggagaaaggccatacacatgccaacagtgtgggaaAAGCTTCCATAAAACAGGAAACTtaacagtgcacatgagaattcacactggagagaggccatacacatgccaacagtgtgggaaAAGCTTTCAAACTACAGGAAACTtaacagtgcacatgagaattcacactggggagaagccttactcttgccctcagtgtggaaaaaGTTATAATCAAAATAGCAACCTTGAagtccacatgagaactcacaatgGAGGAAGAACTTTTGTTTGCAcacagtgtggaaaaagttttgctcaaaaacaaaatcttgacctccacatgaggattcacactggagagaaaccttacacatgcacagagtgtggtaaaagtttcccatataaaagcacactcaaacaccacatgatagttcacaccggagagaagccgtttgcatgtgcgcagtgtggaaagagcttcacatgTAAAGCTAACCTCAGgaaccacatgaatggtcacactggaaccatagtgttcacatgtgatctgtgtggaaagagtctcacacaCAAATACTCCATAAAGAACCACATGAAGACTCACTCAGGAGAGCGTTTTATATGCATtgagtgtggaaagggctttaaacataaaagaagcctcAGCAATCACATggagcttcacaatggagagcagagTCCTCAAAATTAa